In Salarias fasciatus chromosome 20, fSalaFa1.1, whole genome shotgun sequence, a single window of DNA contains:
- the ncoa6 gene encoding nuclear receptor coactivator 6 isoform X1, with protein MAHRQTLPELSRRTGDLEPDNESDRDSGVGDETGEDADSCHGNTEEEKAGKQDGMDEHSGEGEDFTVFIAFQGNMDDEDFSHKLETVLSGIPSVLDMDSERLQPHHVEPWNSVRVTFNIPRDAAERLRLLAQNNQQQLRDLGILSVQIEGEGAINVAVGPNRGQEIRVNGPIGAPGQMRMDVGFPGQPGPAGVRMANPGMVPPGPGMVSQTMLPGSSGQMHPRLQRPASQTDVMDPMMPGMPVQQQQQLQHQQPGAHGSGQMPPQAAHHMQALQVGRPLNPATLQQLQQQHHQQQQAQQQAQLSQLGPRPPFNPSGQMPVPPGWNQLSSGVLQPPAAQGGPAWRKPPPQAQMVPRPPSLATVQTPNHPPPPYPFGSQQAGQVFNTMGQGQLQQQQQTGMGQFAAPQPKGQQAGPGVVTGPPRPPPPLPSTSGPQGNLTAKSPGSSSSPFQQGSPGTPPMMAQRPTTPQGFPQGVGSPGRAALGQQGNMQQGFMGMPQHGQPGMPKRPMGFPNPNFVQGQVSASTPGTPGGAAGQQLQSSQAMTHTGAQPSASTPNSMQGPPHAPPNVMGVQSNMAGPTPGTTAGPSMGQQQPGLQTQMMSLQHQAQPVSSSPSQMVQGQGGGQTVLSRPHSQGQRGGMTPPKQMMPQQGQGVMHGQGQMVGGQGHQAMLLQQQQQQQQNSMMEQMVANQMQGNKQAFGGKIPAGVMPGQMMRGPSPNMPGNMAQFQGQVGPQQMTPQQQQQMAQLQQQQLQQQQQHQLQQQQLQQQQQQHQQMNQQQPQQVPIAGNPNQAMGVHTQQMRLPAGHPLIQQQLQQQQLQQQQKQQQAMLQQQQQQQQQQQQQQQQQQQQQQQQQQQQQQQQQQVAQQHPHAMGDPNGGPGELGVQQMVPDMQAQQQQGMMGGPQHMQMGNGHFAGHGMNFNSQFPGQMPMGGPCGQPGGFPVSKDVTLTSPLLVNLLQSDISASQFGPGGKQGPGGASPAKPKKKKPARKKKPKEGEGQQQAEGLGGLDVTAGMEDTELSNLGGEQSLGLDNSGQKLPDFVNRPAGFPAQAGDQRVLQQVPMQFMQQQQQQQQQQQQQQQQQQQQQQQQQQQQQQQLQHMQQQQMQQQQMQHQQQMQQIQQQQIQQQQQQLQLQQQQQMQQMQQMQGLQNAQAQQGMVAPPNSGQGQPQMHPHQLQQQQQPQQQQQAPQPHLQQQQQQQQQQQMMMMLKMQQEQAKNRMPLPPGGQLPPRGMVNPPEVQRHPVSQQGNMPVMINLQGHGGVPPSPDKARTIPLMVNPQLAGAARRMSHPDVGQATQGPGPEEATAVAQPKQDRPGGPEMGVQPGNGTQQIMTSQGSNTHMIKQGPGPTQMPQHTGASPQQQLTTQPQQGGPMPGLHFPNVPTTSQSSRPKTPNRASPRPYHHPLTPTNRPPSTEPSEINLSPERLNASIAGLFPPKINIPLPPRQPNLTRGFDQQGLNPTTLKAIGQAPPSLNLPGNNNNNGNTSGNNANNSQQPFSAVPGAGVAGVKQDKQPGAQGKRASPSNSRRSSPASSRKSATPSPGRQKGAKLAVTCPTPQHQLVNPQGQTMMLSPSSVPPSPVSLPSQVSGGVDAQQTQSTIHGIPSNPADGVRENMPMMAPEQRQVPQVQPQPQALRELSAPRMASPRLPVPQQPKPDVEVQTGTVERQQAHPTPVQDSEVSPALRVAPTSLNQLLDNAGVPTMALRPVQSNTVRDVMGKDSPKSALDSDRPPSSNSQTTDMSTPVVSTSTVTETETKPKPTVSFPTSNPNLQPSSIPSSHPPTNVISTTSLSLTQNPNSTLRVSQSPSINLTPALCSTVNTNTNTTPSVSPSPVISGQNGSVSIVSTSSGPSPVVNPVNTLLKPSPGPKPVTSVHSVIQIPSSSTTISPSQITVFVTSNPITSAPTQQAPTSATMVAVASKNIRPQDIRQQSPVPRPQFITTTPVFINPIFQVPGVSVAPNTTVVSQPVTMMGSIQMSTTNIQLSPVPSSTVSTAANMTSTQTSRSATGPVHITTSMSSSSSSSPSPVGSLITTQQISTGPIKAESSSEVSSTQKSALPIRQPSPHPSPSASSSFQPPLASPPPCSSPGAVNTVRKSPVSPSPTAQLKGKPAQAAVAVSGAPDTQPSAVERPAQVHPGAVLQQVFIPPASPAVQTETPVPHVTAAAPNSITLPAVSSPVTISVQVSVPNQIVSQAPVLASAPAPNPALAATPQAPIVTVVAPTTAVSTPALLSTVPPVQSPVPSVVPIVVVPAPVAEAPHAAPSSSANTSVAPPGQSDPPSVEPAIPPAAAPAETVQTTPVPTEPEALQSQEPATEKTGEEPSAGSEQGWAKKRKTPINLAPRAAVEKPKGPSRRSSRAEKEVEEEPVADSGMRKRSARPGTSAAVKAETAASPTQAKRRKSK; from the exons ATGGCACACAGACAAACCCTGCCTGAGCTGTCCCGGAGGACAGGGGACCTGGAGCCAGATAATGAATCCGACAGGGACTCTGGAGTTGGGGATGAGACAGGAGAGGATGCTGacagttgtcatggaaacacggAGGAGGAGAAAGCTGGGAAGCAAGATGGCATGGATGAACACAGCGGGGAAGGAGAAGATTTTACAGTCTTTATTGCATTTCAAGGAAATATGGATGATGAGGACTTCAGCCACAAACTTGAAACTGTCCTCAGTGGGATACCCAGTGTGCTTGATATGG actCTGAAAGACTACAGCCACATCATGTGGAACCGTGGAATAGCGTGCGAGTTACCTTCAACATTCCCCGGGATGCTGCTGAGCGACTCCGACTGTTGGCTCAgaacaaccagcagcagctcagagatcTGGGAATTCTCTCTGTACAGATAGAAG GTGAAGGGGCCATCAATGTGGCTGTGGGACCAAATAGAGGACAAGAAATCAGGGTTAATGGACCAATCGGTGCACCTGGCCAGATGAGGATGGATGTTGGCTTTCCTGGTCAGCCTGGTCCAG CTGGAGTACGGATGGCAAATCCAGGGATGGTCCCTCCAGGGCCGGGTATGGTTAGTCAGACCATGTTACCGGGCAGCAGCGGACAGATGCATCCCCGTCTGCAGAGACCAGCTTCACAAACAG ATGTTATGGATCCAATGATGCCAGGGATGCCCgttcaacagcagcaacaacttcAGCACCAGCAACCTGGTGCTCATGGCTCTGGCCAAATGCCTCCTCAGGCTGCTCATCACATGCAGGCTCTGCAGGTCGGGAGACCCCTCAACCCcgccacactgcagcagctacaacaacaacatcaccagcagcaacaggcccagcagcaggctCAGCTCTCCCAGCTTGGACCGAGACCTCCGTTCAACCCGTCCGGTCAGATGCCTGTGCCTCCAGGTTGGAACCAGTTGTCCTCTGGagtgctgcagccaccagctgCTCAGGGAGGTCCTGCCTGGAGAAAGCCCCCACCCCAAGCCCAGATGGTTCCACGTCCACCCTCCCTTGCTACGGTTCAAACACCAAATCATCCTCCACCACCGTATCCGTTTGGCAGCCAACAGGCTGGACAAGTATTCAACACCATGGGACAAGGACAAttgcagcaacagcagcagacaggaatGGGCCAGTTTGCTGCTCCTCAGCCCAAAGGCCAGCAGGCAGGCCCTGGTGTTGTCACAGGACCACCCcgacctcctccacctcttccatCAACTTCCGGGCCTCAGGGCAACCTCACCGCCAAGTCCCCCGGCTCATCTTCATCCCCCTTTCAGCAGGGTTCACCAGGTACGCCGCCGATGATGGCTCAGAGACCCACAACTCCACAAGGCTTCCCCCAAGGTGTAGGTTCACCAGGGAGAGCAGCCCTTGGCCAACAGGGCAACATGCAGCAAGGATTCATGGGAATGCCTCAGCATGGACAGCCTG GCATGCCAAAGCGTCCTATGGGCTTTCCAAATCCAAACTTTGTTCAAGGTCAGGTGAGTGCCAGCACTCCAGGAAcccctggaggagcagctggtcaGCAGCTACAGAGCAGCCAGGCTATGACTCACACAG GTGCTCAACCATCCGCATCCACACCAAACTCAATGCAAGGACCACCCCATGCCCCACCCAATGTCATGGGTGTACAAAGTAACATGGCAGGTCCAACCCCTGGCACCACTGCTGGGCCGAGTATGGGCCAACAACAGCCTGGCCTTCAGACCCAGATGATGAGCCTCCAGCATCAGGCCCAGCCTGTGTCCTCCTCCCCCAGCCAGATGGTTCAAGgccagggtggaggtcagaccGTCCTCTCAAGGCCCCACAGTCAAGGGCAGAGAGGAGGGATGACCCCACCCAAGCAAATGATGCCTCAACAAGGCCAGGGGGTGATGCATGGGCAGGGTCAGATGGTTGGAGGCCAAGGGCATCAGGCcatgctcctgcagcagcagcagcagcaacaacaaaactcGATGATGGAACAAATGGTGGCCAACCAAATGCAAGGCAACAAGCAGGCATTTGGAGGCAAGATCCCAGCTGGGGTGATGCCTGGCCAGATGATGCGGGGCCCATCCCCAAACATGCCAGGTAACATGGCTCAGTTCCAGGGGCAAGTTGGCCCACAGCAGATGAccccacaacagcagcagcaaatggctcaacttcagcagcagcagttacaacagcagcaacagcatcagctgcaacagcaacaacttcagcaacagcagcagcagcaccaacagATGAATCAGCAGCAACCCCAGCAAGTCCCTATTGCTGGCAACCCTAATCAAGCTATGGGCGTGCACACACAACAGATGAGACTTCCTGCTGGTCATCCACTCATTCAACAAcagttacagcagcagcagttacagcagcagcagaagcaacaACAGGCCATGttgcagcaacagcagcagcaacaacaacaacaacaacaacagcagcagcagcagcagcagcaacaacaacagcagcagcagcagcaacaacagcaacaacaacaagtaGCTCAGCAGCACCCACATGCTATGGGAGATCCAAATGGTGGGCCTGGAGAATTAGGTGTTCAACAAATGGTACCTGACATGcaggcacagcagcagcaaggcatgatgggaggCCCTCAGCACATGCAGATGGGAAATGGGCACTTTGCAGGTCATGGCATGAACTTCAACTCACAGTTCCCAGGTCAGATGCCAATGGGAGGACCCTGTGGACAACCTGGGGGATTTCCTGTCAGCAAGGATGTCACATTAACTAGTCCACTGCTAGTCAATCTGCTACAGAGTGATATCTCAGCCAGCCAGTTTGGACCAGGAGGAAAACAGGGACCCGGTGGTGCAAGTCCAGCAAAAcccaaaaagaagaaaccagCACGGAAGAAAAAACCTAAAGAAGGGGAAGGACAGCAGCAAGCAGAGGGTCTTGG CGGTCTTGATGTGACAGCTGGCATGGAGGATACCGAACTGTCAAATCTGGGCGGTGAGCAGAGTTTGGGCTTAGACAACTCTGGCCAGAAACTACCTGATTTTGTTAACAGACCTGCAG GTTTTCCTGCTCAAGCTGGAGACCAGAGAGTATTGCAACAGGTACCCATGCAGTTtatgcaacagcagcagcagcagcagcaacaacagcagcagcaacaacaacaacaacagcaacaacagcagcagcagcagcagcaacaacaacagcaactgcagcacatgcaacagcagcagatgcagcaacaacaaatgcagcatcagcagcaaatgcaacaaatacaacaacaacagatacaacagcagcagcaacagttacaactgcagcagcagcagcagatgcaacaaatgcaacaaatgCAGGGTCTCCAAAATGCTCAGGCTCAGCAAGGGATGGTAGCCCCGCCGAACTCAGGCCAAGGCCAGCCCCAAATGCACCCTCATCAactgcaacagcaacagcagccacagcagcaacagcaagcTCCACAGCCTCACCTGCAACAGCAG caacaacagcagcagcaacagcagatgatgatgatgctcaAGATGCAGCAAGAGCAGGCAAAGAATCGCATGCCCCTCCCTCCAGGAGGGCAGCTCCCTCCTCGAGGCATGGTGAACCCCCCCGAGGTTCAGAGACACCCTGTTTCACAGCAAGGTAACATGCCTGTAATGATCAACCTTCAAGGACATGGAGGGGTACCACCGTCACCTGACAAAGCTAGAACAATTCCTCTTATGGTAAATCCACAG CTTGCAGGAGCTGCTCGAAGAATGTCTCATCCAGACGTAGGGCAGGCTACCCAAGGCCCGGGACCTGAAGAGGCTACTGCAGTCGCCCAACCCAAACAGGACAGGCCCGGTGGCCCCGAAATGGGGGTGCAGCCTGGAAATGGAACCCAGCAGATTATGACTTCTCAGGGTTCCAACACTCACATGATAAAGCAAGGACCTGGGCCAACACAAATGCCCCAGCACACTGGAGCCAGTCCCCAGCAACAGTTAACCACTCAACCTCAGCAGGGAGGCCCAATGCCAGGCCTTCATTTCCCAAATGTACCAACAACCTCGCAGAGCTCAAGGCCTAAAACCCCAAACAGAGCCAGCCCCAGACCATACCACCATCCCCTCACGCCAACTAATCGTCCACCCAGTACTGAGCCCTCTGAAATCAACCTTTCACCAGAGAGGCTGAACGCCTCCATTGCTGGACTCTTTCCTCCAAAAATCAACATTCCCTTGCCTCCTCGGCAGCCAAACCTAACACGAGGATTTGACCAACAAGGCCTTAACCCAACAACCCTAAAAGCCATCGGGCAAGCTCCCCCTAGCTTAAACCtcccaggcaacaacaacaacaatggtaATACAAGTGGAAACAATGCTAACAACAGTCAGCAGCCATTCTCTGCTGTACCTGGTGCAGGTGTGGCAGGTGTTAAGCAGGACAAACAGCCTGGAGCACAGGGCAAGAGAGCAAGTCCCAGCAATAGCCGACGGTCAAGTCCGGCTTCTAGTCGCAAGTCAGCTACACCAAGTCCAGGAAGACAAAAGGGGGCGAAACTGGCTGTCACTTGCCCTACTCCTCAGCATCAGTTGGTCAACCCACAGGGGCAGACAATGATGCTGAGTCCCTCGTCGGTACCTCCAAGTCCAGTATCTCTGCCTTCACAAGTGAGTGGCGGTGTGGATGCACAACAAACCCAGAGCACAATCCATGGAATTCCAAGTAATCCTGCTGATGGAGTCCGGGAAAATATGCCAATGATGGCACCGGAACAACGTCAAGTCCCCCAAGTTCAACCCCAGCCGCAGGCTTTGAGGGAGTTGTCAGCTCCCAGAATGGCAAGTCCTCGTCTGCCTGTGCCTCAGCAGCCTAAACCTGATGTAGAAGTGCAGACTGGCACTGTTGAGAGGCAACAAGCACACCCAACACCTGTGCAGGACTCCGAGGTTTCACCTGCTCTACGAGTGGCTCCAACATCCCTCAACCAGTTACTGGACAACGCAGGTGTTCCAACCATGGCCCTGCGGCCTGTACAGAGTAATACAGTTAGAGACGTTATGGGGAAGGACAGTCCAAAGTCTGCATTAGACTCAGACAGGCCACCTTCCAGCAATTCGCAAACTACAGATATGTCGACTCCTGTCGTTTCTACTTCCACTGTCACTGAAACAGAAACCAAACCCAAACCTACCGTTTCATTTCCTACTAGTAATCCTAACTTGCAGCCTTCTTCAATTCCCAGCTCACACCCACCCACTAACGTGATCTCCACTACTTCGCTCAGCCTTACTCAAAACCCCAACTCCACTCTGCGTGTCAGCCAAAGTCCCAGTATAAATTTAACGCCTGCCCTCTGCAGTACCGTCAACACCAACACTAATACCACCCCAAGTGTAAGTCCCAGCCCAGTCATCTCTGGTCAGAATGGCTCAGTCTCTATTGTTAGCACTAGTTCAGGACCCAGCCCTGTTGTAAATCCAGTTAATACACTTTTAAAACCAAGTCCTGGTCCTAAACCTGTGACAAGTGTTCACTCAGTCATACAGatcccctcctcttccaccaCTATTTCCCCAAGCCAAATTACTGTGTTTGTAACCTCGAACCCCATCACTTCTGCCCCCACCCAGCAGGCTCCCACATCAGCCACCATGGTGGCTGTCGCTAGCAAGAACATAAGACCTCAGGACATCCGGCAACAGAGCCCCGTACCCCGACCTCAGTTCATCACCACCACCCCTGTATTTATTAACCCCATTTTCCAGGTGCCGGGTGTTTCTGTCGCACCCAATACAACAGTGGTATCCCAGCCCGTCACTATGATGGGATCTATTCAGATGTCCACTACAAACATTCAGCTTTCTCCAGTTCCAAGCAGCACCGTTTCTACCGCTGCTAACATGACCAGCACTCAGACCTCGAGAAGTGCTACTGGACCAGTCCATATTACCACAAGCATgtcatcctcttcatcatcatcaccttcccCTGTTGGCTCTCTCATAACTACTCAGCAGATTAGTACAGGGCCAATCAAAGCGGAAAGCTCCAGCGAGGTATCTTCTACTCAGAAATCTGCTCTCCCTATCCGGCAGCCTTCTCCCCACCCAAGTCCTTCAGCTTCATCTTCCTTTCAACCACCTCTGGCTTCCCCTCCTCCTTGTTCCAGTCCTGGAGCTGTTAATACTGTCCGAAAAAGCCCTGTGTCTCCTTCCCCAACTGCTCAGCTGAAGGGTAAGCCTGCCCAGGCTGCTGTAGCGGTTTCTGGTGCCCCTGACACACAGCCAAGTGCCGTAGAAAGACCTGCACAGGTGCATCCAGGAGCTGTACTCCAGCAGGTCTTTATTCCACCTGCTAGTCCAgccgttcagactgaaacaCCAGTTCCtcatgtcactgctgctgctccaaacaGCATCACTCTCCCAGCAGTCTCATCACCAGTCACGATTTCTGTCCAAGTCAGTGTTCCAAATCAAATTGTAAGCCAGGCTCCAGTTCTTGCTTCAGCTCCGGCCCCAAACCCAGCTCTGGCTGCGACTCCCCAAGCTCCCATTGTCACTGTAGTCGCACCAACCACCGCTGTCTCTACTCCTGCCTTGCTCTCCACGGTCCCTCCTGTGCAAAGTCCCGTACCGTCCGTCGTCCCGATAGTGGTCGTACCTGCACCTGTTGCGGAGGCTCCTCACGCCGCACCTTCTTCCAGTGCTAACACCAGCGTGGCTCCGCCAGGCCAGTCTGACCCTCCATCTGTGGAACCCGCCatcccaccagcagcagcaccggctGAAACCGTTCAAACCACCCCAG TACCTACTGAACCAGAAGCTTTGCAGTCACAGGAACCTGCCACTGAGAAGACAG gTGAAGAGCCATCGGCAGGTTCTGAGCAGGG ATgggcaaagaaaagaaagacgcCCATCAACTTAGCCCCAAG AGCTGCTGTGGAGAAGCCCAAGGGTCCGAGCAGACGTAGCTCCCGGGCGGAGaaagaagtggaggaggagccagtAGCGGACAGCGGCATGAGGAAGAGGTCAGCCAGGCCTGGAACCAGCGCAGCTGTAAAAG CAGAAACTGCAGCGAGTCCCACCCAGGCCAAACGAAGGAAATCTAAATAG